The window CATTATTGGTACTATCCAACCGAATGAATAGACGTCGAGTGCTATCATCTCGAGTTTGCGGAGTTGATTTGGATGTTGTTGTCTTTTTTGAGTTTGTTTTTTTGGTAAGGCTCAGTTTCTTACCCTTCGGACGGTACTCAAGCGCCTTATCATGCGAAATTTCCTTGATACTCGAAGCCATAATTTTTGCTGTTTCTTGTAGGTTACCAATTTGGTCGGTGCCAGATACTTTGCCCTTAACTTCGACTATTTTATCTACTTGCCAATTATCTGAAGTCTCCTTATAGGTGTTTGGAAAGACGATTACTTCAATATCGCCAGAAAAGTCTTCAATTTTGACAAAAGCCATCATTTGGCCATTCTTTGTAGTTATTGTTCGTACATCTTGAATAACTCCGCCAATTACTGCCCCACGACCATCATCTTGAGGTCTGATTTCTTGGCTAGGTATTGTATTTTCTTCGAGATATGCCCGATAGTCTTCTAGAGGGTGTTCGCTAAGGTAGAGACCCAGGAGTTCACGCTCCCAAGCCAGTACTTCGGACTTGCTAATCTCAGGCCCCTGACTCAAAGTGACGCTTATCTGCGAAGCTACTGCGGCTTTATCGTTAGCGTCTAGCGCGCCAAAGAGATCTGTCTGCCCGCTTGCGGCTTCTTTCTGTAGTCGGTGCGCAACATGAATAATATCATCCAGACTAGCCAGCAAATCTGTCCGTGAGCCCAGGGCATCAAACGCCCCAGCCTTAATTAGGCTTTCCCAAGATTTACGGTTTACAATACTACTGTTAACCCTAGCGACGAAATCATTAACATCTGCGAATGGCCCAGCTTCATCACGAGCTCGAATTATCTCTGCAACAGCACCATGGCCGACGTTCTTGACTGCATCCATGCCGAAACGAATTTCGTTCTGGCCGCCAATAATTGCAAATTCATGATACGAACTATTTATGTCTGGCGGCAATACTTTTATACCATGCTGTGAACACTCTGCTATTTCGATACCTAAACGATCTAAGTTATCAGCATCACTGGTCATTAGCGCAGCCATAAAGGCGTCAGGGTAGTGAGCCTTAAGATAGGCAGTCTGGTAGGCAATTAGTCCATAACAAACCGAGTGCGACTTATTGAAAGCATAGTCAGCAAACCCCATCAGGTCATCCCAAAACTTCTGCATTACTTCTTTGGGAACACCCGAATGTTCAATACCGCCTTCCACAAACCGCTTTTCCATTTTTTGCATAACTTCGCGGATTTTTTTACCAATAGCCTTACGTAATGTATCCGATTCACCACCAGTAAATCCACATACTTCACGACTAATCTGCATCACCTGTTCTTGGTAGACTAGAGTGCCATAAGTACTTGACAAGGCCGCCTCGAATGCCGGATGCGGTACCTTAACCTCTTCCTTGCCATTCTTACGATTTATAAAGGCGTCGGTTAGTCCAGCTCCAAGTGGACCCGGGCGATACAAGGCCGTCATTGCAGCAATATCTTCGAAAGTAGTTGGCTTGAGTCGTTTAAGGTACTGTTTCATGCCACTAGATTCCAATTGAAATACGCCTGTTGTATCGGCGTTCTGCAATAGCTCAAAAGTGGCTTGGTCGTCTAGCGGAATTGTGTCGATGTCAATCTCCTGGCCATAGACTTTGCGAATAATCCTCTGTGCATTGCGAATTATCGTTAAGTTAGATAGGCCTAAGAAGTCCATTTTCAGCAGACCTAGTTCTTCGACTGGACCCATCGGATACTGAGTTGCAACTACACCCTTCTGTGCCATTTCTAAAGGTGCAAACTTAACTAGTTCATCGGGTGCAATCACTACTCCGGCAGCATGGACACCATGACTCCTAATTGTACCCTCTAGGCGCACAGCCAAATCAAACACTCGTTTAGATTGAGGGCTACTACCATATTCTGTTTTTAGATCAGAATTATCTTCTAGACTCTTTTTTAATGGTATATGACGACCTTGGACTGGTGGCGGAATCAACTTGGCCATACGATCGGCATCTGCGTAAGGTACTTGGAGTACTCGCGCCACATCACGCACAGCGTTTCGGGCGGCCATCCGGCCAAATGTCACAATATTGGCTACTCTGTCGGCACCATACTTTTCGGTGACATATTTGATCACTTCGTCACGGCGAGAATCTTGTATATCGATGTCGATATCTGGCATGCTAATTCGGTCTGGATTTAAAAATCGCTCAAACAGTAAGTCATATCTGAGCGGTTCAACTGTAGTTATCTTTAGGGCGTAAGCAACAATCGACCCAGCCGCCGAGCCTCGCCCTGGCCCGAAAACTATTCCCTGTTCCTTGCCCCATTTTATAAAGTCCCAAACTATCAAAAAGTAGCCGTTAAAACCCATGCTATCAATCACGGCCAGCTCGTACTCGGCGCGTTCAAGCACCTGTTTCTCTAAAAGTTTTTTTGCCGACTCAACATCCAGCTTGGAGGCTTCTTGTTTGGTAAGGTTGGCATAATTAACACACAAGCCCTGGTAAACAAGTCGTTGTAGATAGCTTTTTTCATCGTCTTTACCTGGTGTAGGAAACTTAGGAATCAAAATTTTTCCAAGTTCGATATCAACATTACAAGAGTCGGCAATCTTACGAGTATTACTAATTGCATCTGGTCGGTGCTGCCAGCGTTCGATCACGTCTTTTGGGTCGGACACAAACAAGTGCCAACCCGAAAGACTCATCCTGTCGGTATCACTTAAAAACGAGCTGGTTTGAACACACAAGAGAATTTCGTGAACTTCGGCATCTTCTTCTTTTAAATAATGAGCGTCAGCGGAAACAACTACAGGAATATCTAGCTTATCAGCTAATTGGATTAATTTTTTATTAAGTTCTGCCTGCTTGGGTTGGGTATGGCTGTGGTCTTGAAGCTCGATGTAATATCTACCCGGGAAAGTTTGTTTATACCAACTAGCAACTTCTTCAGCCTTATCAACTTGATCTGCCAATATAAATTCACTTACCTCACCACCCATGCAACCAGAAAGAACTACTAATCCTTGGCCATACTGTTCTAGTAAATCGTGGTCAATCCGAGGTTTATAGTAAGTACCTTGAAGATTCGCAATCGTCGACAAACGCATTAAGTTTTCATAACCAACATTATCTTGGGCTAATAAGATAAGGTGATACCGGCCTTTGTCTAACTGCGGGTCGCGGTCGGTATGCTTCCGGGATGCGACATATGTTTCCATGCCAATAATCGGTTTTATGCCGACATCTTTGGCGGCTTTATAAAATTCTATTGTCCCACTTAAGGTGCCGTGATCGGTCTTGGCGATCGCATCCATACCAAGATTTTTGGCATGCTCAACCATCTCGGGAATCTTTTGCAATCCATCAAGCAAGCTATGATGCGTATGGTTGTGCAGATGCACAAAATCAGAACTAGACAGTTTACCTGCCACTGTGTAACTACCCTCCAAATTTAATCCATATTATACGTTAAATCGTGTTTGTATTTTGCTGTAAAAATTACGAGTTAGTTTGCGAGTGAGTTACGAATGGCGTCGATCAAGCCACCTAAAATCCACATATTATTAAACCAAGATAAAATCCAAGCGACCAAAGCAACAAGTACAGTCGCGCCGAGCACGCTCCCGAAACCAAACGATAAACCTCTTAAAAAGTTAACCTTAAATATGCTTTTATAGCTAACAAGTCCAGACTCAATAATTTTCTGAAGAGTTTGTTCGGCCTGGTCTTGCTGCTTAGTCTTTGTTTTTGGCATTATTTTCCTTTCGTCCGAAATGTTCAGCAGTAGCTTTGACAATTTTTGAAATTGCCAGTGGTACACTCATTGCGCTAGCAACTTTACTAACGCTAGTAAGGTTACTGGCGGCGTCCTCTGCCTTGTCGACAACATGTTGCACTTTCTTAAGAATCTTATAGATAGTCACGGCAATTACAATATCGATAATTAATAATATCGATACGATTACAAACAGAACTGTTACGAGTAGACTGCCGTCATTCATGATATTAATTATAGCTTAGTTGCCAATACCTTACACTGCAAGACCTGCTAGCAACCAAGTATACCCTCCGGGTATCTGTTTGCGGGCAGTAGTTTTAAAACCAGCGTTTTCGACAGCGTACCAGTAAGCAGTAAGGTCTGGCCGCAATGCCCCCGAATCATAAAATACGCCACTATCTTCTTGTTTCCTTAAGTCATCCCAAAATGCTGTTTCAGTAACCACACCTTCGGCTGTTCCTCGAACGCGAGTTAACCCTAGTCGTATTACCCAAATTCCAATCTTAGTGATGTCGGCCTCGTTGTTATGTCTTAGTTGCTGTTCGTAAACATGCCGAACTGCAGCCCCAACTATCGATTTAGTGCTGTCTAAGCTCATCATTTCATTAAGTCCGTCAGGCGATATACCGCGAGGCGTTAAAATCTGACCACCATCTAGCATAATCCCATCTTTGACCAACAATTCGCCCATAATAACATTATTATAGCATAACAATTATGCTTTGTCTATGAGTAAAAGCCGCTTGTGTATTTCTAAATATGCTCGCGCAGGATGTCGGAGACTACCTTAGGGTTGGCTTTGCCACCGGTTGCTTTCATAACTTGCCCCACCAGAAAACCGATAGCTTTCGGGTCGGCTTGGGCATCGGCAACCGCCTTAGGGTTCTCGGCAATTACCTGTTCGACAGCTAATATTAATTCGCTTTCGTCGGATACTTGCAGTAAATTGCGAGCTTCGGCAAGGCTCTGAGGGTCTTGGTTATCGTTTATGATTGGCTCGATCAATTCCTTGGCAGCAGTTGAGCTTAGCTGACTAGCGTCGTACATGCTAGCCAATTTGACTAGATTCTGAGCAGAATCTCCTAAACGGGCAAAGTCAAATCTGTTTTCCTTAACTAGGCGCAGAATTTCGCCAGTTATCCAGTTGGCGATCGTGTTTAGGGTCTTCTGATCGTGTTGATCGGCAACTTGCAGCAAATATTTGGCGGCTTCGGGATAGTCGAGGATTGTTTCGATTGTATCGTGGTTCAAGCCTGCCCCGCTCAAAACTTGACGAATTTCGGATGGACCGGCTGGCATATTTTTGGCAATTTCCTCGACAAGTTTTCGGTCGATTTCGAGTGGTGGAATGTCTGGATCGGGCATGTAACGATAATCGTGAGCGTTTTCTTTGCTGCGCTGCGAAAAAGTTTTCTGCTTTGTATCATCCCAGCCGCGTGTTTCTTGGACGATTACTTGGCCTTTTTCAATTTGGTCGATTTGACGCTCAATTTCAAAGGCAACCGCCCGCTCGACATTACGGAAGCTATTGAGGTTTTTTGTCTCGGTTCGAGTGCCTAAGGTAGCGGGATCTTTACTAACACTTACGTTGACATCAAATCTAATGTTGCCGTGGAACAGGTCGCAGTCAGACACTCCAGCGTAAAGCATGCGCAAGTAAAGTTCCTGGGCATAGGCCTTTGCCTCGGCAGCAGAATGCATGTCTGGGCGACTAACGATCTCTAAGAGTGGGGTGCCAGCTCGGTTGTAATCAATTAAGCTATAGTCTTTACCTACGGGGTGAGTTAGTTTACCGGCATCTGCCTCGAGATGAGCGCGTTCGATTCTAACACTCGTTTTTTGGCCATTAACCACAATTGGAATTTCGCCATCTAGTACTATTGGCTTGTCAAACTGTGAAATCTGATATCCCAACGGAAGGTCAGGATAAAAATAATGTTTGCGGTCGAATTTTGTAAATTCTGCAATTTTTGCGTTTAGGGCTATGCCAGCTCTAATCGCTTTCTCGACTGCAGCTTCGTTCAGTACCGGCAAGGTACCTGGCAAACCAACACACAGCGGACCAATCAGGCTATTTGGCAAAGCGTCTTTTGCATCGTTTAGAACACCGGTGAATAATTTGGTTTTGGTATTGAACTGTACGTGGCATTCAATTCCAATGGTTGGTAGATACCCGTTGACTAGATAGTCTTTTGTTGACAAGTTTGCCACTAGATCGCTCCTAGATCTTTTAGCGCCCGATGATAAGCTCCCAAAGCGATCTGAGTTTGTCGTTTGTTAACTTTAGTATCTGTCTCGTGAGCGATCTTATTACGTAACTTATGCGCCAACCAAACGTGATCTCGCTTACTAAAAACTTTTTTAGCCGACACCATTCTTTCGGCCATAGTAGCGCCTTTAAAGCGAAGTTCTTTCAGGGCCTTATCTAGTAATTTATCTGCTTCGATGATCGCTATACTGTATGTATCTTCACTGGCTAAATATGTGACGATTTTTTCCCATCTTTCGCGATACTCAGTAATTTTGAGCTTAGAGGTTCGCCTACTCAGTAATGAAACAAAAGTTAAAATTGCAATCCCAAAAACTACTGCAATAATTAACCAAGCAATTGTCATAACTTCTCCTCTAGGCTAGCAGCCAATGACATTATTAAACCATCCTCTTTATGGCCAGAAATTAATTGCAAGCCATACGGCAACTGATTAACAGATTTTCCCGGCAAGCTAATAGCAGGCGCACCAACTAAGTTTGCGAGTACTGTCATTATATCGGCCAAATACATCTGAACTGGATCGTCAATTTTGGCACCCAGATCGAAGGCTGCAAACGGGGCCACCGGACAAACAAGTACATTTGCCTGCTCTAAAGCTGTCTTAAATTCTTCGATTAGTTTCGTGCGTAATTGTTGGGCTTTTTTGTAATATGCATCGTAATATCCGGAGCTTAACACGTAAGTACCAATCATAATTCGACGTTTATTTTCTGCACCAAAACCTGCCGATCGAGACAAACTAATTGCCTCGTCGAGCTTCTTCGAATCTTTTGATTTATGACCATAAACTACTCCGTCGTACCGCGACAAGTTACTGCTCACTTCTGCTGGAACAAGTATGTAATAGCAAGCAAGGGCTAGCTCGATGCTTGGGATACTTACTTCGACTAGTTCGTGCCCGAGACTTTTAATTACATCAAGATACTCGTTAAAAGCCTTCTTGGCGGCAGGCTCTAGGTCGTATTCGGCAAACTCTTTAATGACACCTATATTTAGCTTAGTTTGCCGACTTGGTGTTAAATCGATCTCTGAAGAATCGATGGTTGTACCGTCAAATTCGTCTTGTCCTTTTATGATATTCATAACTGTTGCGGTATTTTCGACTGAATTACCAAGGACACCGATGCAGTCAGTACTGCTGGCCATGGCGACAACTCCATAGCGCGAGACCAAGCCGTAACTTGGTTTATAGCCAACAACTCCGCAAAAACTTGCTGGTAAGCGAATTGAGCCACCTGTGTCACTGCCGAGAGCAAATGGGACAATATCTAAAGCCACAGCTGCAGCGCTTCCTCCACTACTGCCACCGGGCACTTTCGTTGGATCGTGTGGATTTTTGGTCTGGCCAAAATCACTATTCTCGGTAGTGGTGCCATGTGCAAAAGCATCTAAGTTAACTTTGCCGATTAAGACACCGCCCGCATCGAGTACTTTTTGAACAGCGGTTGCAGTGTACGGCGAGCTAAAGCCTTTAAGCATATTACTGGCGGCAGTTGTGTGGCCAAAGTTCACTAGAAAATTATCTTTGATGGCAAAGGGTACACCGGCTAACTCGCCAGGATCTTTACCAGCTTCGATCATCGTGTCAATTTCGGCGGCTCTTTTTAGTGCGTCTGCTTCGCATATTTCTAAGAACACGTTGTAGTCTTGGCTATTTTTTGCTTTTTCTAGAGCTACTTTTGCTAAATCTACGGCTTTTAACTGCCCAGATTGAACCTGATAAACAATTTCTTTAATAGCTTGTGGACGGTTCATTCGATAACTCTCTCTACAATGAACTGATTATCTTCTATCCGACCACCCTTAAGTAGTCCAGCAGCATCAACTCCAAAATCTTGAGGCTGATCATTTCTGGTTATATTCTTGAGACCACTCACTTGGTCTGTTGGTTCGTAATCTGACACGTCAACTGATTGTAGTTGATCAACAAACTCAAATATTGCCTCAATCTCTGACTGGAATTTTTTTATCTCAATATCCGTTAAGCTCAGCCTCGCTAGTTTGGCGAGATGAGCCACATCACTCGCAGTTATTTTTGACATGGTTAAAGTATATTGTAGCAAACAACTCGCCGACATTGAAGTAATTGAACATAAGCAATTTATTTTGTTGCTTTTGATTCTAGTTCTGTGATGTAGTCGCGAATCTCTGCGGCTTTTTCGAATTCAAGATTAGCGGCATGTAGATGCATCTGAGCATTTAGCTGTTTAATTAAACTTGGTATTTCATCTAGCGGCACGCCTTTGAGATCGCGTTTTGCCTGCTTTTTGTGCTTATCTTCTTTCGACTCGCCGCGTGGCATGGAATCTTGAACTTGTTTGCTAACAGATTTGGGAACAATCTTATGCTGACGGTTATAGGCCTCCTGCACTTTCCGACGACGATCAGTTTCATCGATTGCCCGGCGCATACTGCCCGTTATCTGATCGGCATACATAATCACCCTACCTTCTTGGTGCCTGGCGGCTCGTCCGATAGTTTGGATTAGGGCTTGATCGCTGCGCAAAAATCCTTCTTTGTCGGCGTCGATAATCGCGACTAAGCTGACTTCTGGCAAATCGAGTCCTTCACGTAGTAAGTTTATGCCCACCAGCACATCGTAAACCCCGAGGCGCAGATCACGTAAAATATCACTTCGCTCTAGTGTATCGACTTCGCTATGCAAGTACTGTACCTTGATGTCGATATCTTTTAGGTAATCAGTTAGATCTTCAGCCATTCGCTTTGTGAGTGTGGTTACCAGCACACGCTGGTTTTTCTTGACAGTGTCTCTAATCTCGGCGATTAAATCATCAATTTGGCCAGCAATTGGTCGGACTTCGACAATCGGATCGAGTAAGCCTGTCGGTCGGATGATTTGTTCGACCGGCTTTGGTGAGCGGGCCAGCTCGTATTCGGCCGGCGTAGCAGATACATAAACAACTTGATTAACATGCTTTTCGAATTCAACAAAATTTAGTGGACGGTTATCGAGTGCACTCGGTAACCTAAAGCCATAGTCAACTAACACTTGTTTCCGAGCCCGGTCTCCGTTGTACATGCCCCGAACTTGGGGAATTGTCATGTGGCTTTCGTCGATCATCAACAAAAAGTCGTCTGGAAAATAGTCGAGCAGAGTTGCCGGCTGTTCGCCTTCTTCCCGATTTGTCAGGTAGCGGCTGTAGTTCTCAATCCCTTTTACAAATCCAGTCTCTTCAAGCATTTCCAAGTCGAACTTCGTTCTCTGAGAAAGCCGCTGGCTCTCTAGAATCATGTTGCGACTCTCAAACCAATTAGTGCGCTGATCGAGTTCTTGCTCTATTTTGCCCAGAGCACCTTTAAGTTTTTCTTGTGGGGTTACGAAGTGACTGCTCGGAAAAATAGTTATCGATTGCCTCTGGCCTTCGATTTCTCCAGTTAGCGGGTTTATCTGTGAAATTCTCTCAACTTCGTCTCCAAAAAACTCTATCCGGTATGCTGTTTCCTCTCCAGCTGGAAAAACATCGATTACATCACCTTTAACTCGAAAAGCACTTCGGGTAAAGTCGATATCATTTCGTCGATACTGGATATCTGTCAGATGTCGGATAAATTTGTCACGAACTTTACGTTCACCGATGGTTACAGTTTCGCTTAAGCCGCCATAGTCTTCGACTGATCCAATGCCATATATGCAGCTAACACTGGCTACGATTAACACGTCCCGTCTAGACAAAAGTGCATCGGTCGCCGCGTGGCGTAAACGGTCGATCTCTTCATTGATATCGCTGTCTTTTTCGATATAAGTATCACTCCGAGGTATGTATGCTTCTGGCTGATAATAGTCGAAATAACTTACAAAGTAGTGTACGGCGTTGTTAGGGAAGAAGTTTTTGAACTCGTTGTATAACTGAGCCGCCAAAGTTTTGTTGTGGACCAAAACCAGAGTAGGTTTCTGGACTGCTTGAACCACATTGGCCATTGTAAAAGTCTTGCCAGTACCCGTTGCACCTAGGAGCACCTGCTCTTTTACTCCATTGGAAACACCCCTAACTAAAGCCTGAATGGCCGTTGGTTGGTCGCCCGCAGGCTCATAACTCGAACTTAACTCAAACTTGTCAGACATCAAGTTATTTTACTACATATTAGGTATTTCTTGTAAATTATGTGGCATTAAGATAAAGTTGGAATTATGAAAATAAATATAGAGTCGTTCGACCCCCGACCCCATCTAAGCCCCGAAGCACGTACCTGCGCTTCAAGATATAGCACATCTACAGATGCCGGGCAAAACCCACCCCCAATCCACTGCTGCAATTGCATGCGGCGACCGTACGATAAGTTACAATTTACTGCATAGTTCAACAGAGCCTAGTGAAGTTATGCGTCAGTTATCGGCATCTGTAGGTAATATGGTAAGTGGCCTATGTATTGATTGTCCAAGAAACCTTGCACATAAAGCTAAGCAGCAAGATCCTGCGTAGTAACATTACATCATTAAATTTTGATAACTACACAAATAATTTAGCCAGCGCGGTTTTTGTGGTGATTTTCACTCGCACTACATGTTAGGGCGTCAAAGGTGGCCTCGTACTTTTTGAGCTGCTCGATATTAATATCTTTATATTCTTCTTCCATCATGGCGATGACTTGCTTAACTAGCCGGACAGGATCGTTATCGAAAACCACTCGTGTACCATTTGGCTCTTCAAGTTTTTCTAGCAAATGTGGAATGATATCAGCCGTACCACCGGATTCTAGTAATACACCACAGGGCATACGAGCTTCGATGGCGGTAGTAAACTCGTGCAGACTGCCCATCCGTCCACCGATAGTAATAACCGCGTCACTACTCTGAACAAGATGAATATCACGGCCTACATAGTGCATACCAGTAAAGTTTATGTAGTCGAACACGCCTACTGGTAGCCTATATTTACGAACGTGTTCGCGCAAGCTTGAAGCCGGACTAAAACCAATACTCCGGCCACCAGCCTCGTAAGCTCCTCGAGCTCCGAAATATGGCAGGCCCACTGTCGCACCTGTCGTTACAATATGGCCAGCCTCGGCAATTGCTTTACCTATTTCGTAAGCCATACTACACGCATTATCAACCGTATCACCACTCGCGGCACCGGATATACATATACTAAATCTAAGCATGTTTATTGAACCTCCAATTTTTCGGGTGCGATCATACTATTGTCTAGTTGTTTAAGAATCTGCTGTTCGAGCACTGGTTCACCCATGTAACGGATAAATATCTCGTTCCACAAGGCCTCGCGGAAGTGATAAATTTCGCGTTTTCCGTACGGTGTTTTATTAGTATAACTTGCGGCTACATCCATCATGTTGAAGGCGATCGGTCGTTTGCCGTACATTATGCCAACATAGTCTAGGTCACGCCAAAATTCTAATTCTGGAGCAATTTCATACAAAATACTCTCGGCATGTCGCCAGTGTAAGTCTTCTGGTTGAACATGTGGCTGAAAGATTTCGGGATGAACCTCGTTCTCAAGTTTACCAAAATAGCGCTGGATGACTCTCCAATGAACATTGTGTCCGGCCATAATTGCCCCTTGTGCAGGATCGGCAATTAAGGTATTTACAAATATCTCGCCAAAATCAGAGCGAACTTGCTTGAGTTTAAAGAAAGAGCTATAAAGTCGAATTTCGTTAATATAATGAAATAACAAGCTGAGTGCCCAGATAGATATACCTGGCATATGATCGAGCTTGACCGGCAACATAATCACCACGCCCATTTCTTTGCTATGAGTAATATTGTGCTTCTTCTTGTGAATAAAGCTCTCGGCCATATCTGCCCAGCGATCCGGCATAACAACAATCTCAACTTTGCGGGTTTCAAAATCACGTGGGGTAAGGGTTTTGTATTTTTCGTTAAAAGCATTTAGCCAGTCACTGCCTTCGCTAAAGCGTAAGGCACCAAAAATTTCGAAAATATTTTCTTGTTTGAGCATGCTGTCGATACTGGAATAGCCAAGTAGTTGCATCATATTTGGTGGCGGAGTTTCTTTTAAGAATCGCTTGGCCACACTCTTTTTGAGCACCCAACAATCTCGTGGAATATCAACTCGCTCACAAGCAGCTTTTATCTTTGGGATCAAATCGGCTGGATGATCCTTATCCGTGCCTCCAATTGCATGACGTAAATGATTATTATGCTCGTGTATCTTGTTAATCAGGGCTTTATAGAGTTCTGGCCCTTTTGTGTCGTCTGGGTCTAGGCCGAGCGACTTTAGCGTCATACGAACCTTACCGATAATCTCGGCAGTTAGCCGTACATCGACCGCCGGGTTTCCAGAAGATTTTTCGAGCTGTCTCAGGCTGATCGAGAACAACGGCTCATCAGCACCCAAAAGATCAGATATTAATTTCGACATACTTGATTAAAATTTTACCACAAGCATTAACATGGATAAACATATTGTTTTATATATTATTCTTTGTGCTTAGAACACAGTTATTCTTAACCAGCAATTTTTTGCGATGCATTGTGATTAAGTATGAATGGGTTGGTAGGGGCAGATCGGCAATATGGTACCCATAAACCGTCATGAAACAAAAATTCTATTGTACCGTCAGTAGCTAGTTTTACTTCTTCAATCATAACGCATTTACATGGATCTTCTTCTGCAGCCTCTACTAGCAGATCTAGCTCAGTATCTTCCACAACTACTAGACCGTTTAACATTTCTCCGAATATATGACTGTTCCGATGTGCGTAGGTACGCCCATCTCTAAGCATCATGAACAGACTTGGTGCTATTTCTTCGATTAAGCCACTCCCAGTATCTTTCTGCTGATCTACCCATGTTC of the Candidatus Nomurabacteria bacterium genome contains:
- a CDS encoding DNA polymerase III subunit alpha; translation: MAGKLSSSDFVHLHNHTHHSLLDGLQKIPEMVEHAKNLGMDAIAKTDHGTLSGTIEFYKAAKDVGIKPIIGMETYVASRKHTDRDPQLDKGRYHLILLAQDNVGYENLMRLSTIANLQGTYYKPRIDHDLLEQYGQGLVVLSGCMGGEVSEFILADQVDKAEEVASWYKQTFPGRYYIELQDHSHTQPKQAELNKKLIQLADKLDIPVVVSADAHYLKEEDAEVHEILLCVQTSSFLSDTDRMSLSGWHLFVSDPKDVIERWQHRPDAISNTRKIADSCNVDIELGKILIPKFPTPGKDDEKSYLQRLVYQGLCVNYANLTKQEASKLDVESAKKLLEKQVLERAEYELAVIDSMGFNGYFLIVWDFIKWGKEQGIVFGPGRGSAAGSIVAYALKITTVEPLRYDLLFERFLNPDRISMPDIDIDIQDSRRDEVIKYVTEKYGADRVANIVTFGRMAARNAVRDVARVLQVPYADADRMAKLIPPPVQGRHIPLKKSLEDNSDLKTEYGSSPQSKRVFDLAVRLEGTIRSHGVHAAGVVIAPDELVKFAPLEMAQKGVVATQYPMGPVEELGLLKMDFLGLSNLTIIRNAQRIIRKVYGQEIDIDTIPLDDQATFELLQNADTTGVFQLESSGMKQYLKRLKPTTFEDIAAMTALYRPGPLGAGLTDAFINRKNGKEEVKVPHPAFEAALSSTYGTLVYQEQVMQISREVCGFTGGESDTLRKAIGKKIREVMQKMEKRFVEGGIEHSGVPKEVMQKFWDDLMGFADYAFNKSHSVCYGLIAYQTAYLKAHYPDAFMAALMTSDADNLDRLGIEIAECSQHGIKVLPPDINSSYHEFAIIGGQNEIRFGMDAVKNVGHGAVAEIIRARDEAGPFADVNDFVARVNSSIVNRKSWESLIKAGAFDALGSRTDLLASLDDIIHVAHRLQKEAASGQTDLFGALDANDKAAVASQISVTLSQGPEISKSEVLAWERELLGLYLSEHPLEDYRAYLEENTIPSQEIRPQDDGRGAVIGGVIQDVRTITTKNGQMMAFVKIEDFSGDIEVIVFPNTYKETSDNWQVDKIVEVKGKVSGTDQIGNLQETAKIMASSIKEISHDKALEYRPKGKKLSLTKKTNSKKTTTSKSTPQTRDDSTRRLFIRLDSTNNADQLTAIKLLIDKYPGKTEVVLVIGKDTQKQILRLPQMIEPAEPLLEALGESVGKTNVRFG
- the gatB gene encoding Asp-tRNA(Asn)/Glu-tRNA(Gln) amidotransferase subunit GatB, with the protein product MSTKDYLVNGYLPTIGIECHVQFNTKTKLFTGVLNDAKDALPNSLIGPLCVGLPGTLPVLNEAAVEKAIRAGIALNAKIAEFTKFDRKHYFYPDLPLGYQISQFDKPIVLDGEIPIVVNGQKTSVRIERAHLEADAGKLTHPVGKDYSLIDYNRAGTPLLEIVSRPDMHSAAEAKAYAQELYLRMLYAGVSDCDLFHGNIRFDVNVSVSKDPATLGTRTETKNLNSFRNVERAVAFEIERQIDQIEKGQVIVQETRGWDDTKQKTFSQRSKENAHDYRYMPDPDIPPLEIDRKLVEEIAKNMPAGPSEIRQVLSGAGLNHDTIETILDYPEAAKYLLQVADQHDQKTLNTIANWITGEILRLVKENRFDFARLGDSAQNLVKLASMYDASQLSSTAAKELIEPIINDNQDPQSLAEARNLLQVSDESELILAVEQVIAENPKAVADAQADPKAIGFLVGQVMKATGGKANPKVVSDILREHI
- the gatA gene encoding Asp-tRNA(Asn)/Glu-tRNA(Gln) amidotransferase subunit GatA, whose amino-acid sequence is MNRPQAIKEIVYQVQSGQLKAVDLAKVALEKAKNSQDYNVFLEICEADALKRAAEIDTMIEAGKDPGELAGVPFAIKDNFLVNFGHTTAASNMLKGFSSPYTATAVQKVLDAGGVLIGKVNLDAFAHGTTTENSDFGQTKNPHDPTKVPGGSSGGSAAAVALDIVPFALGSDTGGSIRLPASFCGVVGYKPSYGLVSRYGVVAMASSTDCIGVLGNSVENTATVMNIIKGQDEFDGTTIDSSEIDLTPSRQTKLNIGVIKEFAEYDLEPAAKKAFNEYLDVIKSLGHELVEVSIPSIELALACYYILVPAEVSSNLSRYDGVVYGHKSKDSKKLDEAISLSRSAGFGAENKRRIMIGTYVLSSGYYDAYYKKAQQLRTKLIEEFKTALEQANVLVCPVAPFAAFDLGAKIDDPVQMYLADIMTVLANLVGAPAISLPGKSVNQLPYGLQLISGHKEDGLIMSLAASLEEKL
- the gatC gene encoding Asp-tRNA(Asn)/Glu-tRNA(Gln) amidotransferase subunit GatC; translation: MSKITASDVAHLAKLARLSLTDIEIKKFQSEIEAIFEFVDQLQSVDVSDYEPTDQVSGLKNITRNDQPQDFGVDAAGLLKGGRIEDNQFIVERVIE